The following proteins are co-located in the Lentibacillus sp. JNUCC-1 genome:
- a CDS encoding DUF1116 domain-containing protein — protein MKYNSVDEANKAVIDQIVGSAPFLVDVVPAKSKIKEFNEGKVLLHAGPPIKWDDMTGPMQGSCIGASLYEGWAETAEEAEKMLAGGEVTFIPCHHVKAVGPMGGITSPNMPVFVVENRTTGNEAYCIMNEGIGKVLRFGAYSDEVVNRLKWMQDVLGPTIAKALKLTEDGLNLNVMIAKAITMGDEFHQRNIAASLIFLKEISPYIVQVDMDEKERHEVIQFLADTDQFFLNVMMATGKAVFDGARQIEEGTVVTAMCRNGKDFGIRISGMGDEWFTAPVNTPQGLFFTGYSQDDANSDIGDSAITETFGVGGFAMIAAPGVTRFVGAGGFQDALSTSNEMTEICVDQNSNFTIPTWDFQGTCLGIDARKVVETGIEPIINTGIAHKKAGLGQVGAGTVRAPKECFEKALEAYAKKLGLI, from the coding sequence ATGAAATACAATTCAGTAGATGAAGCAAACAAAGCCGTTATTGATCAAATTGTTGGGTCTGCTCCTTTTTTGGTAGACGTTGTTCCTGCTAAATCCAAAATAAAAGAATTTAACGAAGGAAAAGTTCTGCTCCATGCCGGACCACCTATCAAATGGGATGACATGACAGGTCCTATGCAAGGCTCATGTATTGGTGCTTCTTTATATGAAGGCTGGGCTGAAACAGCAGAGGAAGCTGAAAAAATGCTTGCAGGTGGAGAAGTTACATTCATACCATGCCACCATGTAAAAGCAGTTGGTCCTATGGGTGGTATTACTTCACCTAATATGCCAGTGTTTGTCGTAGAAAATCGCACTACAGGCAATGAAGCTTATTGCATTATGAACGAGGGCATTGGTAAAGTACTTCGTTTTGGTGCTTATTCAGATGAAGTTGTCAATCGTTTGAAATGGATGCAGGACGTACTTGGACCAACCATTGCAAAAGCATTGAAACTGACTGAAGATGGCCTTAACTTGAACGTTATGATTGCTAAAGCAATTACAATGGGCGATGAGTTCCACCAGCGTAATATTGCAGCATCACTGATCTTCCTTAAAGAAATCAGCCCATATATTGTACAGGTTGATATGGACGAGAAAGAACGTCATGAAGTCATTCAGTTCCTTGCTGATACAGACCAGTTCTTCTTGAACGTCATGATGGCTACAGGTAAAGCTGTGTTTGACGGCGCAAGACAGATTGAAGAAGGTACTGTTGTTACAGCAATGTGCCGTAACGGTAAAGACTTCGGTATTCGCATCAGCGGTATGGGTGACGAATGGTTCACCGCACCAGTTAACACGCCACAGGGCCTGTTCTTCACTGGCTATTCCCAGGACGACGCCAATTCGGACATTGGTGACAGTGCCATTACAGAAACATTTGGTGTCGGCGGCTTTGCCATGATCGCAGCTCCAGGCGTTACGCGCTTTGTTGGTGCGGGCGGCTTCCAGGATGCCCTTTCTACAAGTAATGAAATGACTGAAATCTGTGTTGACCAAAACAGTAACTTTACAATTCCAACTTGGGATTTCCAGGGCACATGCCTCGGCATTGATGCACGTAAAGTTGTTGAAACCGGTATTGAACCAATCATCAACACTGGTATTGCTCATAAGAAGGCAGGACTCGGCCAGGTTGGTGCAGGTACTGTTCGTGCGCCAAAAGAGTGCTTTGAAAAGGCACTTGAAGCATATGCTAAAAAACTGGGTCTGATCTAA
- a CDS encoding DUF2877 domain-containing protein, producing the protein MGTDKNGQLPFGLHLQTSDVHILVSLIRENDQVYWDHVKQTLEFKQHGITITLSKGRSFMNKLKQQPEKTEIVTQHLDAFLTVLISNDEPTGLGLDVEQFMLDYVGEIHLEQESVRRVYDLMDAAVSDDPRHIESTLRYFLGRGKGLTPSGDDHVVGLLALHTITGALSDAFVEGVKALVYHETITTDVGKEYLRYALKGEFSSAVVQIAEDLTLENPEELEDHILNLLPMGHSSGVDTSFGMLLGMLALRRTMNGR; encoded by the coding sequence ATGGGTACAGATAAAAATGGACAGCTTCCATTTGGACTCCATCTACAAACAAGCGATGTCCATATACTGGTATCTCTCATCAGGGAGAATGATCAGGTATATTGGGATCATGTTAAACAGACATTAGAGTTTAAGCAGCACGGCATCACCATTACGCTTTCAAAGGGTCGATCGTTCATGAATAAATTGAAGCAGCAACCAGAGAAAACTGAAATCGTCACTCAGCATCTAGATGCTTTCTTGACTGTTCTGATCAGTAATGATGAACCGACTGGACTTGGGCTTGACGTTGAACAATTTATGCTAGACTATGTTGGTGAAATTCATTTAGAACAGGAATCAGTCAGACGGGTATATGATCTGATGGATGCTGCTGTTTCCGACGATCCCCGTCATATCGAATCGACACTTCGATATTTTCTGGGGAGAGGGAAAGGTTTAACCCCGTCAGGAGATGATCATGTTGTGGGTCTTCTCGCCCTCCACACAATAACAGGTGCATTAAGTGATGCGTTTGTCGAGGGTGTAAAAGCGCTCGTATATCATGAGACGATTACAACAGACGTTGGTAAAGAGTATTTGCGATACGCCCTGAAAGGTGAATTCAGCTCTGCCGTCGTTCAGATAGCAGAGGATCTCACTCTGGAAAATCCTGAAGAACTAGAAGATCATATATTAAATTTACTGCCAATGGGCCACAGCTCAGGAGTTGATACGTCATTTGGCATGCTGTTGGGCATGTTGGCATTGAGGAGGACAATGAATGGGAGATAA
- the arcC gene encoding carbamate kinase: MGDKVVIALGGNAILQPKQEATYENQLENVRQSTEIIAQIIKNGHSVVITHGNGPQVGNILRQNEEAKHVVPALPLDVCSAESQGFIGYMMEQTLKSELLKLGENRSVVGLLTQTEVSKDDPDFQDPSKPIGVFYSEEEAKQLAEEKGWIVKEDAGRGWRRVVASPEPKTIHNSEVIKSLTDAGTIVIAAGGGGVPVVKQEDGTFKGIEAVIDKDRSGFKLAEEAKADTFMILTDVENVYVNYGKPDQKALTEITLEEAKKYVAEGQFSAGSMGPKMEAAINFAETGGRAIICSLGKADEAMEGKSGTHIVG; this comes from the coding sequence ATGGGAGATAAAGTCGTAATTGCACTGGGTGGCAATGCCATCTTACAGCCAAAACAAGAAGCCACTTATGAAAATCAGTTGGAAAACGTACGTCAAAGCACAGAGATCATTGCACAAATCATTAAGAATGGTCACAGTGTTGTCATTACACACGGAAATGGACCGCAAGTCGGTAACATCCTGCGTCAGAACGAAGAGGCCAAACATGTCGTTCCTGCTTTACCGCTTGATGTATGCAGTGCGGAATCACAAGGATTCATCGGCTATATGATGGAACAGACGCTAAAAAGCGAATTGCTGAAGCTGGGAGAGAACCGGTCAGTTGTTGGTCTTTTGACACAAACAGAGGTCTCTAAAGATGACCCTGATTTCCAAGATCCTTCTAAGCCAATTGGTGTTTTCTATTCAGAAGAAGAAGCCAAGCAACTTGCAGAGGAAAAAGGCTGGATCGTGAAAGAAGATGCTGGTCGCGGCTGGCGCCGTGTTGTGGCCTCTCCTGAGCCAAAAACCATTCACAATTCAGAGGTCATTAAATCACTCACAGATGCAGGCACAATCGTTATTGCAGCAGGTGGCGGCGGCGTACCTGTCGTGAAACAGGAAGATGGCACATTTAAAGGTATTGAAGCTGTTATTGATAAAGACCGCAGCGGTTTCAAATTGGCAGAAGAAGCTAAAGCTGACACATTCATGATTCTCACGGACGTTGAGAACGTTTATGTCAACTATGGTAAGCCAGATCAAAAAGCTTTGACTGAGATCACACTTGAAGAAGCTAAGAAATATGTAGCTGAAGGACAATTCTCAGCAGGCAGCATGGGACCTAAAATGGAAGCGGCTATTAACT